In Raphanus sativus cultivar WK10039 chromosome 5, ASM80110v3, whole genome shotgun sequence, the following proteins share a genomic window:
- the LOC108805210 gene encoding basic leucine zipper 25, whose protein sequence is MHIVFSVDDLTDSFWPPPPPEPSPSQQQNMPPDGMTRSQSEWAFQRLLREMSASDESPTTISVRSPPPPVHSEQSLSTVDETADVVEIQKPPPPRNPAVDDRNRARSSSDPLVSDCVDPNQFRAILQSKLEIACAAVARRVGAVKPEDSSASGVNQKLSPPPVGSQAQGSVVVAQTSPGASSVRSVPSTSVKKKPDVVVPARQTTSISSRDDSDDDDLDGDTETADNGDPTDVKRARRMLSNRESARRSRRRKQEQMNEFDTQVNQLRTEHSTLLGRLTDMNQKYDAAAVDNRILRADIETLRTKVKMAEETVKRVTGVNPLQWAGPNMGMPVNNTPRIPSTTGAGLAPNQRVEVNREGTPNLYEPMPHWNHKH, encoded by the exons ATGCACATCGTCTTCTCTGTCGATGATTTGACCGACTCCTTCTGGCCACCTCCCCCTCCCGAACCCTCACCGTCGCAGCAGCAGAACATGCCGCCCGACGGGATGACTCGAAGTCAATCGGAGTGGGCGTTCCAGAGACTTCTCCGGGAGATGTCAGCCTCCGACGAAAGCCCCACCACGATCAGCGTCAGGTCGCCTCCTCCGCCTGTTCACTCCGAGCAGTCTCTTTCCACCGTCGACGAAACCGCCGACGTCGTCGAAATACAGAAGCCTCCGCCGCCTCGGAATCCGGCGGTTGATGATCGGAACCGTGCGCGATCTTCTTCTGATCCGTTGGTTTCTGATTGCGTTGATCCTAATCAGTTCCGTGCGATTCTCCAGAGCAAGCTCGAGATCGCCTGCGCTGCTGTTGCGCGTCGT GTGGGAGCTGTGAAGCCGGAAGATTCGAGTGCCTCAGGTGTGAATCAAAAGCTATCTCCTCCTCCAGTGGGATCTCAAGCTCAAG GTTCTGTtgttgtggcacaaacctcaCCTGGTGCTTCATCTGTTAGATCTGTTCCCTCAACAAGCGTTAAAAAGAAACCTGATGTTGTTGTTCCAGCAAGGCAAACCACCAGTATTTCTTCACGAGATGATTCTGATGACGATGATCTTGATGGAGACACAGAAACTGCTGATAATGGAGATCCTACTGACGTTAAGCGTGCTAGGAG GATGCTCTCAAACCGAGAATCTGCTAGGCGCTCCAGGAGAAGAAAGCAAGAACAAATGAATGAATTTGATACACAG GTGAACCAATTAAGGACTGAGCATTCAACTTTGCTTGGTCGTCTTACTGACATGAATCAGAAGTATGATGCAGCTGCTGTCGACAACAGAATTCTCAGAGCTGACATCGAAACTCTGAGAACAAAG GTTAAGATGGCAGAAGAAACAGTGAAAAGAGTGACAGGAGTGAACCCTCTGCAGTGGGCAGGACCAAACATGGGCATGCCAGTGAACAACACACCGAGAATCCCAAGTACTACTGGTGCCGGTTTAGCACCAAACCAGAGAGTAGAGGTGAACCGTGAAGGCACGCCGAATCTGTATGAACCCATGCCCCATTGGAACCACAAGCATTAA
- the LOC108862361 gene encoding kinetochore protein NDC80 homolog, giving the protein MFLNVNDKKQFPRFNFPKFKNSKYTEREREREREREREREREREMRGGAAGKRKPTGGFAGAPSPSLDYQRQLFKSRDSDASFASSHQSSIGISTNNRSHQSDTIRSINAFLASHGSPISLRAHPVPPAKDISETLVFTLSTVDFHCDDARRWDEDLVFFLRSLNCPFKLTKSTLRAPNSPHNWPNVLAAIEWLVQYARFRHHLSSDHPTSDLDANSMSTFGIRSYCYFIRGEDDLVNDLDSEFLGKLEAEKASIAETISGSEKIAGELEARLDAMRRGPSRKEALEKAKADLEKDVNKFRTMVVERGERNRGMEKVVEEKEKVVAAKEEERGRILEENEEVKKRVEVQCFNVRDVERMKRELRAVERDVEGGEVGRDGWEQRVWEVNSRIGNQFHQIQRLAVDCNQALRRLKVDVQFAVSESGKVPEEVMGVEYKVLVKPALCSLYDGIKEGSTKKAEELVYLQQQVSEMESKIESRKSLLRSNQLQINEAEEKMKLAKKETQDLASNCDLEAKTMAGSVKTEETNLEAVEKEAAEMLKGSEVRVEEAVKQSEEEVQAVAGQLFALIDSISKHKEYMDSKILEVKAGVADTASAVSEIYKGSLKTTLVVK; this is encoded by the coding sequence ATGTTTTTGAATGTGAACGATAAAAAACAGTTTCCTAGGTTTAACTTCCCtaaattcaaaaattcaaaatacacagagagagagagagagagagagagagagagagagagagagagagagagagagagagagatgagaggagGAGCCGCCGGGAAGAGAAAACCGACAGGAGGTTTCGCTGGAGCACCATCACCTTCTCTAGATTACCAGCGTCAACTCTTCAAGTCAAGAGACTCCGACGCCAGTTTCGCCAGCAGCCATCAGTCATCCATCGGTATAAGCACCAATAACAGATCTCACCAATCCGATACGATCCGCTCCATCAACGCCTTCCTCGCATCTCACGGCTCACCGATCTCGCTCCGCGCCCACCCCGTCCCTCCCGCCAAAGACATCTCCGAAACCCTAGTCTTCACCCTCTCCACCGTCGATTTCCACTGCGACGACGCGCGCAGGTGGGACGAGGACCTCGTCTTCTTCCTCAGATCGCTCAACTGCCCCTTCAAGCTCACCAAATCCACCCTCCGCGCTCCGAACTCGCCTCACAACTGGCCTAACGTCCTCGCCGCGATCGAGTGGCTGGTTCAGTACGCTCGTTTCCGTCACCACTTGTCGTCGGATCATCCAACATCGGACCTGGATGCTAACTCCATGTCCACGTTCGGGATCAGAAGCTACTGTTACTTCATCCGCGGGGAAGACGATCTGGTTAACGATCTCGATTCGGAGTTCTTGGGGAAGCTCGAAGCGGAGAAGGCTAGCATCGCCGAGACGATCTCTGGCTCTGAGAAGATCGCTGGCGAATTGGAGGCGAGGCTCGATGCGATGAGGAGAGGTCCCTCGAGGAAAGAGGCGTTGGAGAAAGCTAAGGCTGATTTGGAGAAAGACGTGAACAAGTTTCGGACGATGGTTGTGGAGCGCGGCGAGAGGAATCGAGGGATGGAgaaggtggtggaggagaaggagaaggtggTGGCGGCTAAGGAAGAAGAGAGGGGAAGGATTTTGGAGGAGAATGAGGAGGTGAAGAAGAGAGTTGAGGTTCAGTGTTTTAATGTGAGGGACGTTGAGAGGATGAAGAGAGAGTTGCGAGCTGTGGAGAGAGATGTTGAGGGAGGTGAGGTTGGGAGAGATGGTTGGGAGCAGAGAGTTTGGGAGGTTAATTCGAGGATTGGGAATCAGTTTCATCAGATTCAGAGGCTTGCTGTTGATTGTAACCAAGCTCTGAGGAGGTTGAAGGTTGATGTTCAGTTCGCTGTGAGCGAGAGTGGGAAGGTACCTGAAGAGGTGATGGGTGTGGAGTATAAAGTTCTGGTGAAGCCAGCTCTGTGTTCGTTGTATGATGGTATCAAAGAAGGGTCGACGAAGAAGGCGGAGGAGCTTGTTTACTTACAGCAACAGGTGTCTGAAATGGAGTCGAAGATCGAGTCAAGAAAGAGTCTTTTGAGGTCGAATCAGTTGCAGATCAACGAAGCTGAAGAAAAGATGAAGCTAGCGAAGAAGGAAACTCAGGACTTGGCTTCAAACTGCGACTTGGAGGCGAAAACAATGGCGGGGAGTGTGAAAACGGAGGAGACGAATCTGGAGGCTGTGGAGAAAGAAGCTGCGGAGATGTTGAAAGGTTCGGAGGTTAGAGTGGAAGAAGCAGTTAAGCAGAGTGAAGAGGAGGTCCAAGCTGTTGCCGGTCAACTCTTTGCGCTTATCGATTCGATATCGAAACATAAAGAGTATATGGATTCGAAGATCTTAGAGGTGAAAGCTGGTGTTGCTGATACCGCCAGTGCTGTTTCAGAGATATATAAAGGGAGCCTTAAAACCACCTTGGTGGTTAAGTAG